GAATCAACAGTAAGATAATACTAAattgaaagaacaaaagaataCTCTAAATTTAGTTTACCTTTCTCTTGTATTTATGAACCTCAGAGTTTTTAAGTCAATTTGATAACAAGCTGTGCATTTCTTCACtacttgctcttttcttctgcacaatttgttctatttttttgtttgctcttcgTAAAGGATTGACACATTGACTGCAACATattaaaacagcagaaggaattaAGAACAGATCACCTATGTCTTAGCTGCAAAAGCCTagctccagagaagaaaaagtcaaaGATACTACTGATTTCAGTGGTTATAAGATTTCATCAACAGAACACAGACTGACAAAGCTCTGATAAGTTTTCCCATCTTTTACCTTTTCTTCATGAATTTCAGTTGAACAGCTGATTCATCAAATTGCAGTCATTACCAGAAAATTCCCAGTAACTAGTCAATTGAAATTGAAGTCCTGCTTCCCACAACTGCACTAGGAATTCAACAGAAGGAAACTGAGACTTTActgatttgtatttaaaatccACACAACACTATTTAAATATAGCATCAGTAAGTGCACCTCTGTTTTCCTACTCTTTAGAGTCTTACTCATGGCTTATGGCTGCTGgtgaaaaaaagacactgaaaaaaaaggagataaagaaGATAGGATAACACAGTTACAGGGATTACAAAAACATCAGAGAATGTCTCAAGAAAAGAGACATTGTGCTGATAACACACAAGAGGAGCTGTGGTAGCATCAGCTCATTTAGATATTGCTTCCTGCCTAAAAAAATACCATAGGAAGAAGGTAAAATACACAGGTCATCAGTGAGACATGGCAACCCAGCCTCACTGATTTCGGAACTTAATAGTACTGTGGAAGAGTATTCAGACTAACTTGAGCAACATAACTTGAGTTGACTTCTGTAACTCaaccttcaaaagaaaattatcagcTTCCTTTATAAATTTTACAGGAATTCCATGCTCCTACACATAGGCTCTGTCAGGCTGGCCACGTCTGGACCTCAGCATCTCTAGGGAAACATCCACCTCTAGCTACAGAGCACAAATGCCTGCAAAAGCCTTCCACGGAGAGCTTCCCAAGTTTGGagtctctctttctctctctctttctcttaaaataaataaataaattcaagttCCCATGGGAAACCTTCAAATTTGTTTTACAAGAACAATGGAATTAGTCAATTATCCCAAATTTCATCGGCGAAAGCTCTCTTACTTTTTGGTCAATCTAGGGAACAATGTTTTACTTCTGTGCATGTCCATTGCAGCACAATTTTTGTATCATGCTTGGGAGCCTCTCGACAGTGACCATACAGCAttgttaatgaaaacaaaaggatttcCAACCAAACAGAAGGTTTCAGGCATTTTAAAGGAATGCTTTTTGAAGCCATATCCTCTAGCAACAGTTCCTAAAACTAGTAAAATCTGATCAAAGTTAATATGTTATAGGATTGCTTTTTTCCTAGAACTCAAATATGTGAtgtcagaaattaaaaacatttagcATCTGGTTAAtcactgcatgaaaaaaaaaaacaaaccaacaataAACAAGTCATAGCAGAACAGCAATACCCCTAGTTCTAGTTTTATTGGCtatgaaaaagacagaaaaatgatcatttaaatattaatgtgaATTATCTCACAACAAATacatattaattcattttccagaaaatatatGATAATTTCATGTTACTTCTTTGCCTCCTGTTTTCCAAGTCACTGATGACTCAGTGTAGCTATCTGCACGCTCAACATCAGCTGCTGAGCATAGGATAAGATATAATGTGGAGATTTTCACAGCAGGTTTTGTCTAAATGTGGCACACCATAGCAAATAGCCATCTGCTAAGCAGCCACATTAGTAAAgtctatgtgtgtgtgtacgtgcATGTATATAATCCCACACAGTCTACTAATATCTTAGTAAAGGAAAaatttaacatttcagaaaaaaatctacacaGAGAAAGACAATGATGTTACATTAACTAAGCTGTAGTATTAACCATACTATATGAACCACCaccttagaaaaataaagcacagttGTGTTAACATGCTCCATCTTAGTTTTATGATTTCAGTACTTTAGAGCTTACATTTTCCCCATTATCATAAGAACTCATACTCATGCCAAAACTCTTTGCAATATCAAACACTAAACTGCTTGCAAAGCACAAATGGGCTGTAATGTGTCCTATACATTCAAGGGGAAAAACACACTAAAAAGAGCCACCATCAAAAAAAGCccgaaacaaaaaaaatatcattatgCATTAGCAgcattcaaataatttattcacttttctctgaagtgtactccttctccttctcttttacTCTGCTAAGGCCTACTACTTTGTTCTTCCATCATGTTCTTCCATCTTACTGCATAATTCTATGTTTATCCCTTACAGAAACTAATTTCTACTTCTTGCTCCTTTCAGCTTgccttttctcattcatttcttccttatCATCTTTCCAATAATTAATTCCCACTTGCACATGTCATTTTCTGTGTAGCAGTCCATTACTTCCTATAAGCAACGTCGCTCTTGTAGAAATAATAAaggtaatcatagaatcatggaatcacagaatggcctgggttgaaaaggacctcaaagatcatcaagttgaGTGCAGGATTGctaaccactagaccaggctgcccagagccacatccagcctggccttgaatgcctccagggacggggcatccacaacctccttgggcaacctgttccagtgcgtcaccaaTGGTaagagaacaattttttctccccttttcccatGGCTTAGAGAGAAAACAAGTGGCAAAAAGTTTTCgcctttgtttctgtttaaactTATGAATTGAGTCAAACTTTTCctcaaatctttctttttttttctttttcttcttttttttttttaaactgatgtttTTGGTTTCCCATGCACTGGGGGCGCCATGTCCTAAAATGTTATTCTGGATAGAATAGGATGGTCTGTATGTAGCATCATGCCCTAAAGATTTGTTTGCTCTCGGAGTcttcttttttaccttttttgcTCCCAGCTGGCAGTTGTTGGTTTCCCCTTCCTGCTGAAGAGGAGACAAACCAAGCTGTTTTAACAATATGGATATTATATGAAGGCAGGCCTGGCCTCTGGTGGGAAGGAGGTGCGGAAAGAAGGTGGTGGTgttaatgggaagaaaatgggagAAGTAAGGGAACAAAAGTCTGGTCTTCCATACCTCAGCAAACCTGCCCAGGACAGAATCCACTTCCCACAGACCTGAACTTGAATTCATGCACTATTGCTCAAGTTCCACTCAGGCCTTTATGTTGAGACTTCTCTGCTAACCTGCAGCCAATGTACCCGTATGTTCTACATGCAGCTTCACAGGGAAGGGAATTAGGATTAAGACCAATTCTTTATAACTAAGTCTTTAAAAAGGCTACTGAAGCATTAACacgctattttttttccctgaattcAAATTGACTATGCAGCTCCAAAATAGAAGGATTTGATTTTCATGGTGGCACGTGactttctcagcttcttttccCCCAGTCTTTTCTCTGCTCACTGGCTTTAAATATGTCAGCTGTCCATATCTTTGACATTTAGTAGCAATGTATTGTAAATCTAGCTGATTGTGTACTAATGCTTACCTCCTCTGCAAGCAGGCACAGCAACATAATGGTAGACATCCCAAAATTAAAAATCCTATTGCCCCAAGCAAAAACAGTCGAAAAGTCAGCTGCAGATCTGTAGGACCAGTAGAAATTTGTATTAGTTACAAATAAGTCCAAGATACATATTGAGGTACAGTTGACAGAGATTAGCCTCAAAGACAAACATGCCTGTATTTCAGACAGCAACACAGTAGGAAAAAGGTAGGTCCTAAACATGCACTTGCATGAGAAAGATCAAGTCAAATTTGACCACTGGAGTtcaaacatttccaaatattttgttagTTAGGGAAATAACTATTTGAGTAACGCCAGCATGTGAAAAATTTGAGTCCTTTATCAAATGAGTCTTACATAGATGTATAAACAGTCTATAGAGCTTCCTAAAAATGGagacaaaataatgaaaatgaatgctaTTTACCTATTTCAGTTCAAAACTTCTGCAGCATCTTCtaaaagcttaattttattCCTACTTAAGTTAAAGACAAAACTCCCAGATAAGAACCATTCAAATGTGCAGCCTATGAccatgaaacagaaatgcaagtgTCATGAGTCTACTGTCTGTTAAGTGCTTCTATTTTGTCAACAGCTGCTACAAGGCAAACAGCATGTGCTCCCAGGCAGTAAATGTTGATATTTCCTTTGGACAGATGTTGTATATCCTGGAGCATTCAAGCAGCTAGTTAATGTATGAACAAATAATTTGATAAAATAGTCCATCCTTGAAATTTACTTCCAAACAATAAAAGGAATCAAGCAGTCACAGTTTAATAAGTATATCTAATTTTAATATATCCTTGAGTACACGTCCTAAATATGAGCAAAACATCTACAATTTTCACTGTATAGCTTTTCTTCTCACTATTGCCTTGTGTCTTCTATATGTAATAAGGAAGCACAACTGGGGAACAGTATTCTTACGATATTTGGTTTCTGCATTATGCTCCTAACAGAGTGACCTCACACTCAGCGGTACTTTTTTCTATCAAAAGTAGCATAATAGTTATGGCTGTCATAGTGCTGGGATGTGGTGTTGCTCAACTACAGGAAAAATTTCCAAGTTTGGTTCTGACCTCTGCTTGCTCCTGAGCAAATAAATCAAGCAAAAAAGTTAATTCTTGTTAGCTCACAAGTATTTTCTTGGGTTTCATAGGTGTATTAAGTCAGCTCCAGAAAACTGAATATCATCTCTGAAATCAATGTAAGTATGTTGAATTCTATCAAGAATACCTAAGCCATTAAACTCTATGTGCTAGCTTCTTTTTTACTAACTTGTACTAACATACTAACTTATTTCTCAAGATTGTCTCTGTCTGAGAAGTCTTCCTGCTTAATTGTcagtgaataaaaatacaatataaaaggaaatactAGGTTGGAAAAATCAAGGTAACATTTGGCTCTGTTCCCATTCAAGTCTGTGACAAGTCTTCAAAGATCATTCTAATATTTTGACATTGTTCTTAACAGGTAACTATGTGGTTTGTGTCTACTGTCAGgacaagagagaaaagacaaattaaaaccCAAAACACAATCTGagcacaattttattttatttttttttactgttagGGTTCTAATGTTACAGACTGGAATGGTTTGCCCAAATGAGTTGTGCTGTCTGTATCCTTGGACATATATTCAAAACTTGACTAGATACAGTCCTAGGAAACCTGCTCCTCTAGCTGACCCTGCTTGATCAGGGAGTGATGGGATTGTATGATCTCAATGGGTCTCTTCCAAAATCACTGACTGAGTTTAAGAGCCTTCAACAGTGTACATCTTTCAGTTTGTTGAAGGAAATtcacagtgaaaaacaacaatatCTAAATGCTAtagaaacagggaaaaatatgataaaaagtAATTTAGCGAAGCTGAGTTTACCATACAGTTATGTGCAAAGATGTGATATAAAACAAGACTGCCGAATTCTCTcatcagagggaaaaaatatcatCTACAGCAAGTCTatgttcaaagaaaataataaaggtAAAACATTATGTTCATTACGTTAAAGACAGAATTTGAGAAGACAGTTATCAAAATTTTGGTTGTAAGGGATTTCTTCATATCCCGTAGCCCAACCTTCTGCCTGAGGCAATATTACTATCGATGTTAGGTAAAGTAACCTGTGTCATTATATGGCCATGTCTTAAAACTCTCAGTAAGAGTGGCCCCATCTCTTTTCTCATGACTTGTTCAAGAGGTTCACTACTGTCCTAATGAAGttttgtttcctaatatccaagctgAATTTCTCAAGCATCAATGAGTTGCAATTCCCTGTTGTTATATCATCTGGTCCTACCAGTCTGGCTTCCTTGTCTTAGTAAACTCCCTTTGAACCAACTTCTCTGGCTATTGAATAACCATTTAGCCTCCTTCCCAACAATTACACCCAATGTCTTCAACTTTTCTTTATAGCACTATACTCTTTGTATTAAACTTACCacccttccttttccttaaaTAAAGCCTTCACTCTATTCTTTATACTAACGGATGTGGCtacttttatttgtatttcatcatATATTCTTTGCTTGTGCTGAGGTTGACAAGCTACCCAGACAATTCTTGATTAGtgaattgttttctgtatttatatgcagaaataaatgccCACTTAAACTTACTTCAGAGAGAATGGTGACCCAaaaaactaaaggagggaacagaaatgaaaatcacatTGTCTGACTAGGAGAAGTACTTGGCTATGAAGCAACAATTTACAGAAGAATACTTACTGTCTTTAAATGGGATATAACATTTCAGTTCATGGCTGCCTTTGGAAGGACAACATCTATTTTCCAAGCACTCTGTTGCGTTAATGCTCCCTCCTACATGACAAGGGACTAAggagtgtttttctttgtgtcggcaagctttaaaaaaagaagtaaaaagttTTCTGTTCTAGAAGCAATACTTAGATAAAGAGAGTTTATTATTTCCATGCTCCTAGTATGTTTTGAAGAAGTCCATTTAAAAGCTGTGTCATTGACTTTCATGTAGAATTCTTTCACAAAAATTAAtcagtctttattttaaagtcaaGAGAAAAGCCACAATCATGTCATATGAGATCTTAAATAATTGGCTTTCTTTTGGTAACAAACATCtttaaaagtgaatttttttaaaaaccaccatttt
The window above is part of the Numida meleagris isolate 19003 breed g44 Domestic line chromosome 8, NumMel1.0, whole genome shotgun sequence genome. Proteins encoded here:
- the FMR1NB gene encoding fragile X mental retardation 1 neighbor protein — translated: MLQEGIGTHLAWNYVILILLHSISSSITSPTHHALEKNEVAASKLITKMKDASEALLNFFRPVTCRHKEKHSLVPCHVGGSINATECLENRCCPSKGSHELKCYIPFKDNLQLTFRLFLLGAIGFLILGCLPLCCCACLQRSQCVNPLRRANKKIEQIVQKKRASSEEMHSLLSN